The genomic region ACCGGGCGCGTCGATCTCGCGTTCCAGCTCGGTCAGCGCGGTGGCTGCGGCACCCCTCATCGGCGCAAGCATGCCGCAGCGGAGGGTGGTCGGGGCGGCTTTCGCATGCCGGCGCGCACAGAGTTCATCTGAGTTCGAGTAAACACCTACGGCACTTCGGCCGGCAGATCGGGGTTTCTCCCGTTACTGTCGAACAGGTACGGGCGACCATCGGCCACAGGCCGGTGGTCCGCCGCTTTGAACAGGGAGAGATGCATGGCAACCGGCACGGTTAAGTGGTTCAACTCGGAAAAGGGCTTCGGCTTCATCGAGCAGGATGGTGGAGGGCCGGACGTGTTCGTCCACTACTCCGCCATCGCGACGAGCGGTTACCGGGAGCTCAACGAGGGCCAGAAGGTCGAGTTCGAGGTGACCCAGGGGCAGAAGGGCCCGCAGGCGGACAACGTCCGCCCGATGTAGCTCCGTGCCGGTGACGGCGGTCGGTTCCCGGCCGCCGTCGCAGTGCACTCAAGACGCTGCCGGGGCGGCGGGCAGGTCCCGCCGCCGCCGGAGCGGTCCGATCAGCAGGATCAACGGGGTGATCGCCAACCAGGCGGTCATCACGCTGATAGCCGTGCCGACGCCGTAGCGCGCGCCCAGGGCTCCGGCCAGCACGGCCGCCAGCGGAATGGCACCGAAGTTGAGTAGCTGCATGCTCACCGTCACGCGGCCGAGCAGGTGGTGCGGCGTGTACGTCTGCCGGAAGGCGCCCTTGACCACGTTGCCGATGGCCACTCCGAGGCCGATCAGCACGCCGCCGAGGGCTGGCCAGACCAGCCCGACGCCCGGCGCGGCCAACGGGATGAGCAGGGCGGGCGGGCCGGTGAGCGCTGCCCCGATCAGCATGGCGCGCGCGGTGCCACACCTGCGGGCCAGGGCGGTGGCCACTAGCGCGCCGATGATCCCCCCGACGCTCATCACTCCGACAAGCACGCCCACCAGGCCCGGTGCGAGCCGCAGCTCACGCACCAGAAACACCACAAGGACGGCCTGGTAGCCGGTCAGCCCGATGTTGCTCGCCGCGCCGAAGACCGTCAGCACCCGCAGGTACCTGTCGCGGACGACGAAGCGCAGTCCCTCGGCGATGTCCCGACGCAGCGACCGGGACCGGTCCGGCCGGGCGGGCCGCGGCTCGACGGCGCGGATGCGCAGCAGGAGAATCGCCGAGAGCAGGAACGTCAGCGCGTCCAGCAGCAACGCGGCGACCGCACCGGTGAGCTGGGCGATCAGACCGGCGATGCCGGGCCCGACGACGTAACTCGCGGTCTGCGTGGCCTGTAGCTTCGCGTTTCCCTCGGGCAGTTGTTCGGGCCGCAGCAGCACCGGCAGGTAGACCTGGTCGGCGGTCTCGAAGAAGACCCGCGCGGTGCCGGCGCCGAGCGCCACCAGCAGCAACTGCCCGACGGTGAGGCGGCCCAGGGCGGCGGCCACCGGCACGCTGAGGAAGGCCAGCGCGCAGAGCAGGTCGCAGACCACCATCAGCGGCCGGCGGGACAGTCGGTCCACCCACGCGCCGGCCGGCAGGCCGATCAGCAGCCAGGGCAGCCAGGCCGCGGCGGTGAGGACCGCCACCTGGAAGGTGCTGGCGTCGAGGACGGCGACAGCCACCAGGGGCAGCGCGACTGTGGTGACGTTGCTGCCGATGCTGCTGATCGTCTGCCCGGCCCAGAGCAGGCGGAAGTCGCGGTGCCGCAACAGCCCGCCGGCCGTTCGGACCGGGCTCGGGTCGATGCGGGTGGCCGCCGTCACGGCCGGGCCGGTACGCCATGGACGAACACGAAGACGGGCTGCCGTTCGCGGCCGTCGTCGGGCAGCGGCCGGGCGGCCCAGCGATCCAGCAGGTCGATCATCTCCCGGCTCAGCTCGGCCAGTTCCTCCGGCGCGAGGTGCAGCCACTTGTCAGTCGAGAACGGGGCGTCCGCCCAGGCGGCCTGCGCGGACTCGTCGGCGGCGTGCCAGGCCCGGGCCAGGGCGACGTGCCGGTCCAGGTTGAGCGAGGTGGCGGCGTCGGCGACGGCGCGGGCGGCCGGGTCGGCGTCGAAGTCGCGGCTGGACCAGGCAACCCCCCTGGTGACCAGCCGCCACCACCGTTCGCGGCGGTCCCGGGCCAGCTCGGGGGCCTCGGTGACGAGGTCGGCGGCGGCGAGCACCTTGAGGTGGTGGCTGACGTTCGCGGGCGCCTGGTCGGTGCGCTCGGCGAGCAGGCCGACTGTCGACGGGCCGTGCACCTTGAACACGTCCATGAGACGGCGGCGCAGCGGGTGGGCCATGGCGGCCAGCACCCGGGAGTCGGTGACCTGGCGTACGTCGGGCGTGTCCATGTCCCCACCATCGCATCCGCAACAACAGTTGCGCAACAGTTATTGCTCAATTGTTGTTGCGGATGCTGAAGAGGGGCGGCCCGGTGGGGACGGGCCGCCCCTCGCTCAGGCGACGAGCCGACGAGCCAACTCGTCGGCGACCTGCTTGGCGATGGTGGGCGGGATGGCAGCGGCGATCTTCTCCGGAGTCAGCCCGGCCAGCACGGCCGCGATGATCGCCGGCTCGTCGGTGAAGTCGCGCCCGGCCAGCGCGTTCAACGCCGCCTGTATCGCGGTGATCTGCACGCCGAGGCTCTTGAGGTTCGGATGGCCGGTCACCGGCGCGCCCGTGTCGTCCCGGCCCTCCGCCATCCGGGTGTAGATCTGCCCGATCGGGTTGCGCCCGTCGAGCACTGTGAGGTTCTTGTGGACGGTGGCCAGCCAGTTGTGTTCTTCGGGGGTCATGTCGTCGTCCTCCAGGAGTCCGATGGAGCTGAGGTAGCGGCGGAACAGCGGCCGCTGGTCGCGGCCTGCCTTGGTGGCGTCACGGAAGAAGCTGAAGTGGGTGTGCCAGCGGTGTGAGCTGTCGCCGCTCGTGCGCTTGCCGAGCCGGTCCCACCGCTTCACGGCCGTACCGTCGGGGCTGTAGATGATCTCGCGGATGTCCCGCGTGTCCGCCGCGTTCGCGGCGCACTGACCCACACACCAGATCGAGAAGCTGGGCAGTGTGTGCGTACGTCCGCCGGAGCGGACCTCGAAGCCGCCGACGTCGAGCGCAGCCGCGTCGAGGGTCAGGCCGTTGCGGTCCCGCGACGACTCCACCACCGAGTAGTCGTCGGTCACCACCCGGTCCGATCCGCAGTGGTAGCCACCCCGGTGGGCCGGGTCGCCGACGATCCCGACCTCCGCCGGTTCCAGGTCGGCGGGGCGGTCGGTGTTCGGGTCGACGTTGAGGTGGGTGAGAAGGAGACTTCGGACGGCCAACAGGTTCGTCGGAGCCCGGGTCATGGGGCCCCCCTTTCGATTGGCGGGGGCCGAGCGCACGACATCACACCGCGTACGCGGTGTCGGTTTTTCGGGCGAGCCCGGCCTACTTGTGCACGGCGCCGGGCGTTGACCTAACCATAGCCCGCATAAAACGTGAATGCCCAGCTCAGAGGGGGTCTATTCGTTTCAGATGCTGCGCGGAGCAGTGTGGACGATCGGCAGCCACAGCGCCGAGGGGTGCGCCGGGTCGTGCAGGACCTGCCGCCAGCCGGCACGCAGCGTCACTGCCGTGCCGAGGGGTTCACCGCTACCCGGGTTGCGCGCCCACCGTGGATGCGCGCCCCCGGCGACCTGGACGCGCAGTCGGTGTCCGGCCGCGAACCGGTACGCGGTCGGCCAGAGCGGCACCGGGACCCGCAGCGCCCCGGACCCGTCGGCGGGGAACCGACCGGGCGCGACGCGGACCAGCCCGTCGCACACGTTGCGGGAACGCCCTCGCCGGTCCACATCGCACAGTCGGACGTAGACGTCCAGGTACGCGAGGTCGCTGCGGACGTGAATCTCCGCGCGTACGCCACCGATCACCTCGACCGGCTCGGCGAGCGGGGCGCTGGTGTACGTCAGCACGTCGGGTCGGGCCTCGACGGGCCGGTTGTCCACCGGGCCGGCCCGCTTGGCGACCAGCAGGGGGCCACCAAGGGACGGGGTGGGATCGGCCGGGTCGTACCGGAACTCGTCCGGCGCCGAGGGGGTCGGCGGGCGGATCGCCAGCTCGCCGCCCGGGTGCAGGTGCCACGGGGTGTCGGTGGCAGCCGGCGGCCAGTCCGGCAGGTCCCGCCAGCCGCCGCCGGGACCGCCGACGTGCAGCCGGACCGGGGCCCTGCGGGAGAACTCGGTGAGCCGCCGCCCGTCGGCCTCGACCCCGTCCAGGTGCTCGTCCAGCCAGGCCAGCCCCTCGCGCAGCGCGGCCACGAAGAGGCCGGGGCTGCCGTGCGTCCACCTGCCGATCACCAGCCGCGGCCGAGCGCCCGCGGCGCGCAGGGTGGCGTGGTCGTCGAGCTGGGCGGGCAGGAAGATGTCGTGCCAGCCGGTGACCATGACCACTGGCGCGCGCACCCGGGCCACCCGGTCGGCGAAGACCCGGCTGCGCCAGTACGCGGCGTCGGGGTCGTGGTGGCGCAGCCACTCCTGGAAGAACGGGATAGTGACGCCTGTGGCCACCCGGTCCGCCTGGGCCAGCGGCAGGTGGTTCAGGGCCGCCGCCAGGCGAGGCTGCCCACGCTTGAGCTCCCACTGCCGGGCCAGCCTCGGCACGGTCTGGGCGTGCAGCAGCTCGGCCCAGGTCAGCACGGTGTCCAGGGCGAACGACTCCCCCGCGTACGTCGAGTCCCGGGTGGACGACGCGGTCACCACCGCGACCATCGCGCGCAGCTCGTCGCCGGCGTCGGCGGCGAGCGCCCACTGGGCGAAGCCCTGGTAGCTGACCCCGAACATGCCGAGCGCTCCGGACCACCAGGGCTGGCGGCGCAGCCAGTCCAGGGTGTCCACCCCGTCGTCGCGTTCGTGCACCAGCGGGGCGAACGTGCCGCCCGACCCTCCGGTGCCCCGGCAGGACTGGATCACCGCGTGTCGGCCGCGCGCGGCGAGCAGCATGCCGAGCAGCCGCAACGGCCCACCCCGCCCGTACGGGGTGCGGATCAGCACGGTCGGGGCGGGCCGGCCCCCCCGGAGCGTAGTGGTCGGTGCGCAGCACGACGCCGTCACGTGCGCGGACCGGGATGTCGCGGGTGATCCGGACCGGGCCGGGGCGCACGGCTGGCAGCCGCAGCGCGGCGGCGGCGAGACGGGCGAGGAGTCGGCCCGGCACGCTCAGCCCGTCGCCCGGCGGGGCGACTCGGGCCGGGCGGCGCGGACCGCGTCGCGGTGGGCCCGCAGCGACTCGCCCATCTCCGCCAGGAACCGGTGCACCACCTCCAGCTCGTCCTCGCCGAAGCGGTCCATCACCGTGTCGGTCCGGGTGCCCAGCGGCCGGAAGAACTCCATGGCCAACGCAGCGCCCTGGTCGGCGTAGTGCAGCAGCACCTTGCGTCTGTCGACGGTGTCCCGGTCCCGGCGGATGTGCCCGGCCCGTTCCAGCCTGTCGACCAGGGCGGTGACCGAGCCGGACGACAGGTTGAGCTGCGCACCGAGGCGGCCGGGGGTGATCGGGTCACCGAACAGCTCGGCGTCCATGACCGCGATCAGCGCGTTCAGGTCGGTCGGGTTGAGGCCGTGCAGGTTGGCGAAGGCGTGGCCGACCTGCTGGGCATCCACCGCGTACCGCCGGAGGTTGTTGGTGATCTCCGCGACCAGCCGCTCGCGGCGCGTGTCGCGCCGCCGGTACATGCCGTGAGTCGCCACCTCGCGCCGCTTCTCCCCGTCGTCGGTTCCCGGCTTGCAGCATAGAACAGCCACCGATAATCTCGGCCATCAAGATACTCGGCTCTCGAAGGACCTAGGGGTCAGTGATGTCCGTCTTCACCACTGTCGCGCGCGGCCGGCTGGCCGCCTGGCTCACCGTGGCCGCCGCGCTCGTCGTCGGCGCGGCAGTCTTCGGGATTCCCCGACCGGACAACCCGGCGCCGGTCTCCGCCACCGGCCTGTCGGCGCAGTGGCAGTCGACCCAGGTGCAGCGCCTCCAGGACCAACTGCCGTCAAGCGAGGTCCAGCCGGCCATCGTGGTGGTCAGTCGCGGCGACGGTGGGGCGCTGAACGAGACCGACCGGGCCGACCTCGCGGCCCGCTCCGGCGACCTGGGCCGCTTCGCGGTGGGCGGGCAGGTCAGCCCCGCGCAGCTCTCCCCGGACGGCACTGTCGCGCTCGTCGCCGTGCCGCTGGACACCGGCGGCGGTCAGGAGGCGGTCACCGCGACGGTCACCGACCTGCGCGACGCGCTGGCGGCCCTGCCCGACGGGCTGACCGCCGAGGTCACCGGCGCCCCCGCCTTCACCGCTGACCTGTCCTCGGTCTTCGAGGGCGCCGACGTCACCCTGCTCGTGGTGACCGCCGCCGTGGTCGCGTTACTGCTGTTGATCACGTACCGCAGCCCGTTCCTGTGGATCGTGCCGTTGGTCGTGGTCGCGGCCGCCGAACAGCTCACCCTGCGCGCGGTGGACACGATCGTGCCGGCCGTCGGGATCAACCTCCAGCAGGGCCAGGTCACCGGCATCGCCAGCGTGCTGGTCTTCGGCGCCGCCACCGACTACGCCCTGCTGCTCATCGCCCGCTACCGGGAGGAGCTGCGGCGCGAGGAGGACCGGTACGCGGCGATGCGCGCCGCGCTGCGGCGTACCGCCGAGCCCATCCTGGCCAGCGGCGGCACCGTGGTGCTCGGCGTGCTCACCCTGCTGCTCAGCGAGCAGGAGACGAACCGGGCGTTGGCAGTTGCCTGCGCGACAGGTGTGGTCGTCGCCATGGCCTCGGCGCTGTTCGTGCTGCCCGCCGTGCTGGTGCTCTTCGGTCGCGGCCTGTTCTGGCCGTTCGTACCCCGCGTCGGCGGCCCGGTCCGGGAGGGCCGACTCTGGGGCCGCCTCGGCGCGTCCGTGCAGCGCCGCCCGGTGGTGGTCGCGGTGCTGGCCACACTGCTGCTCGGCGGCCTGGCGCTGGGCGGGCTCGGAATCCGCACCGGCCTGTCCGAGACCGAGCAGTTCCGGGCCGAGCCCGAGGCGGTCACCGGCGCGAAGACCCTCGCCCGCGCGTTTCCCGCCGGCAGCACCCAGCCGGTGGCCGTGCTCACCACCCCGGCGGCGGCGCGGGCGATCACCGACGTCGCCGCCGCCGTGCCCGGCGTCGCCTCGGCGCGACCCGGCGACGCCGGCCAGGCCGTCGCCCAGGTCGACGTGGTGCTGGACGCCGAACCCGGCACGACCGCCTCGGACCGCACGATCGAGGCGCTGCGCGACGCGGTCGCCGCCGTTCCCGACTCCGCTCCCCCGGCCGCCGCCGGGGCCGAGGCGCCCACCGGGGCGATCGTCGGCGGCACCGTCGCCGCCACCTACGACTCGGAGCAGGCCAACGACCGGGATCTGCGGCTGATCCTGCCGATCATCCTGCTGCTCGTCGGCGCGGTGCTCGTGCTGCTGCTGCGGAGCCTGCTGGCACCGGCGCTGCTGGTGCTCACCGTGATCGCGTCGTTCTTCGCCAGCCTCGGCGCGGCGTGGCTGCTCTTCGACCACGTCCTGAATTTCCCGGCGCTCGACAGCGGCGTGCTGCTGCTCGCCTTCGTGTTCCTGGTGGCGCTCGGTGTGGACTACAACATCTTCCTGGTCACCCGCGCCCGCGAGGACGCCCGCAGCACGGGCACCCGCGCCGGGATGTTGTCCGCCCTGCGGGTCACCGGAGGTGTGATCACGAGCGCCGGTGTGCTGCTCGCCGCGGTGTTCGCCGTGCTCGGCGTGCTGCCGCTCATCACACTCACGCAGATCGGCATCATCGTCTGCATCGGCGTCCTGCTGGACACCCTGCTGGTCCGTACGGTGCTGGTGCCGGCGCTGGCGTTCGTGCTCGTGGACCGCTTCTGGTGGCCGGGCCGCGTCGACGCCCACCCGGGCGTGGACGTGCCGCCGACGCGCGAGCCGGTGGCCGCGCGGGACTGACGCGCACGAAAAGGGGCGGGCTCGACCCCGCCCCTTTTCGTGTGCTCAGTACCCGAGGCAGACGCACTCGGTCATCAGCGCCCGCACGTTGCGCACGTACGACGGATTGGGGATGGCGAGGGGCTCGCCCTCCTGCGCCACCGCCCCGTGCCCGTAGTTGTACGCGGAGATGACGGCGTTGAGCAGGCAGGAGTCCAACTCGGCGGTGCACAGGTCCGCGTCGAGCCGGTAGTCGGCCTCGAAGTACATGTCGCCGATGTACTTGGTCAGCCAGGCCAGGTAGTTGGCCCCCAGGTAGGCGTTGTCCCGGTAGTCGGCGATGTCGTAGCTCTGCTCGAACCGCTGGTTCATCCAGGTCGCGGTGCCCGGCATCACCTGCATCAGCCCGACGCCGCCGTCGCAGGCGTAGATGTTTGACTGCCAGCCGCTCTCCTGCCAGGCGGTGGCCTTGACCAAATCCAGCGGGACCTTGAGCTCCGGCGCCGAGCCGGGCCAGTAGGTGCGGCCGGCGGCGGCGCTCAGCGCCGCCTTCACGTCGGCACGGCTCGCCTGGGTGCCCTTGTAGGTGGGCTTGCAGGACGCGGGGGCGGGCTTCGGCGGCGGCGGCGGGACCTTCGTCTCGGTGGGCGGCTTGGCGACCGCGCGCGGCTTCGGCGCGGCGCTCGTCGAACGGGTCGGCTTCTTCGACGGCGTCGGGGACGCCGACGGCTTGCGGCTCGGGGCGGCGCCCATGGCGGCCACCGCGCTCGCCGACGGGCTCGGTTCGTCGGCGGCCTCGTCGACCGGGGCTTCCCCCGTCGGACCCTCGCTCACCGAGACGGGAGCGGCCTGGTCCTGCGGGCGTTCCCCCTTGCCGGCGCAGCCGACCACACCGCAGGCGACCAGGAGCCCGGCGAGCACGAGTGCGCCCACCCGACCGGTCCGTTCACGCATGGTGGTCCTCCCCTGTCCGACAGCCGCCGCAGATTAGCAAGGTTCGACCGGTCGGCGGGGCCCCTGCGGCGGCGCGACCGGGTCGGTCTGGTGCTCCCGGTCACCCACCGCGCGGTCCCGGGTGGCCCAGGCGACCATGAACACCACGGTCCACAGCACGCCGAGCAGCACCGCCGCGGCCGTACCGCTCGCCGTGTCCAGACCGAGGTAGAGCCGAGCGGCGCCGACCCCCAGCACGCCCGCGGCGGCGACCGTCCACGCCGCCACCGCCACCGGCCAGTGGGCGCTGCGCGACACCAACCACGCCAGGGTGCAGAGGCTCGCCGCGACCACGGCGTTCTGGGTCGAGAACGGGACCGCCTCGTGCCCGCCCCCGTCGGAGGCGCCTGTCAACTCGGCCACCACGGCCAGCACGACCAGCGGCACGAACGCGCCCACCGTGCCGACCACACTGAGCAGATCCGTACGCCAGGGTCGGTTGCGCCACGCCAGCACCGCGGCCATCACGGCCACCAGCACGATCAACACCCACCCGCGTACCAGGGACACCACGACAAGTGTGGCGTCGGCGGCGTCCGGGGTCCGGCGGGCGGCGAACCAGGCCCCGATCGCCCCGTCCAGCGCGGCCAGCCCGCTGTTGCGTACCACCACAGCGAGCAGGCCGGCGATGGCCAACCCGGCGGCGAAGAGCAGCAGCAGCCCGGCGGCCAGGTTGAGCAGCAGCGTCCAGGCCGGCCCGATCCGCATGGCCACCAGGAAGAACAGCACCCCGTAGCGGGCGGTGAGCCAGCGCACCGGCGGCAGCGCGGCGGCCCGGGACAGCAGCGCGCGTACGGGGTCGGGGTTGCGGCCGAGCCACCGCCCGGCGAGCACCACCCCCAGCAGCCCGGCGAGCAACGCCAGCGCCGCGCCGGTGGCCCGGCCGAGCAGCCGGGAGACCGTGTCGTACGACTCACCGGCGAGGTGACCGAGCAGCACCGAGCCGCCGACCCAGGTGACGATGCCGGCCAGGTTCCACGGCGCGAACCGCCGGTACGACATGCCGGCCGCGCCCGCCAGCCGGGGCACCAGGGTGCGGGCGAAGGCCACCCAGCGCGCCGCGAACACGCCCCGGCCGCCGAGGCGGGCGAGCATCGCGTCGGCCCGACTCCACCGCTCGGGCCCGACCCGGTGGCCCAGGCCGGCGCGCAGCTTCGGCCCGTAGCGCCGCCCGGCGCGAAACGCCAGCGCGTCCCCGGCGAACGCCGAGACGATCATCGCGAGCAACGCCGGTCCGAGCCGCAAGGTACCGTTGTAGGTGAGGAAGCCGACGAGCAGCAGGGTAGCCTCACCCGGCACCAGCAGGCCGAAGATCACCGCGGTCTCGCCCGCCACGATCAGCGCGGCGACCAGGTAGATCCACAGAGTGGGCAGACCCTGCACCCAGGTCAGCAGGTCGTGCACTCAGGCCCCCGGGACACGGGAGCCAGCATGCCAGCCGGCGCAACGACCAGGACAGCAGTTTCACCATAGATCAGGGGCACCTGGGGGTGACCCCGACGCAGCCTGCGCGAGCGCAGGCGGAAGGATAGAGGGTATGCAGCTTCGCACCGACCTCCGCAACGTCGCCATCATCGCTCACGTCGACCACGGCAAGACCACCCTGGTCGACGCCATGTTGCGGCAGGCCGGCGCCTACGGTGCCCGTGGCGAGAACACCGAGCGGGTGATGGACTCGGGTGACCTGGAGCGGGAGAAGGGCATCACGATCCTGGCCAAGAACACAGGCGTGCGTTACCTGCCTGCGGACGGCTCCGACCCGGTCACCATCAACATCATCGACACCCCCGGCCACGCCGACTTCGGCGGCGAGGTCGAGCGTGGCCTCACCATGGTCGACGGTGTGGTCCTGCTTGTCGACGCCAGCGAGGGCCCGCTGCCGCAGACCCGCTTCGTGCTGCGCAAGGCGCTGCGGGCCCGGATGCCGATCATCCTGGTGATCAACAAGGTGGACCGCCCGGACGCCCGGATCAAGGAGGTCGTGGACGACACCTACGAACTCTTCCTCGACCTGGACGCCGACGAGGAGCAGATCGACTTCCCGATCGTGTACGCCTGCGCCCGCGACGGCATCGCCTCGCTGACCCAGCCCGCCGACGGCTCGGTGCCGGACGACAGCACCTCGCTGGAGCCGCTGTTCCGCACCCTGCTGGACACCATCCCGGCCCCCGCGTACGAGGACGGGGCGTCGCTGCAGGCGCACGTCACCAACCTCGACGCCTCGCCGTTCCTCGGCCGTCTGGCGCTGTGCCGGGTCCGCCAGGGCACGATCAGCAAGGGCCAGACGGTGGCCTGGTGCCGCACCGACGGCAGCACCCAGCGGGTCCGCATCTCCGAGATGCTGATGACCGAGGGCCTGGAGCGCAAGCCGGCCGAGTCGGCCGGCCCGGGCGACATCATCGCGGTCGCCGGCATCCCCGAGATCATGATCGGTGAGACCCTCGCCGACGTGGAGAACCCGGTCGCGCTGCCGCTGATCACCGTCGACGAGCCGGCCATCTCGATGACCATCGGCACCAACACGTCGCCGCTCGTGGGCCGGGTCAAGGGCTCCAAGGTCACCGCGCGGATGGTCAAGGACCGGCTCGACAAGGAGCTGATCGGCAACGTGTCGCTGCGGGTGCTGCCCACCGAGCGGCCGGACGCCTGGGAGGTGCAGGGCCGTGGTGAGCTGGCGCTGGCCATCCTGGTGGAGCAGATGCGCCGGGAGAGCTACGAGCTGACCGTCGGCAAGCCGCAGGTCGTCACCAAGGAGATCGACGGCAAGACCTGCGAGCCGGTCGAGCGGCTGACCATCGACGCCCCGGAGGAGTACCTGGGCGCGATCACCCAGCTCCTCGCCACCCGCAAGGGTCGGATGGAGCAGCTCGTCAACCACGGCACCGGCTGGATCCGGATGGAGTGGCTGGTCCCGGCGCGCGGCCTGATCGGCTTCCGCACCGAGTTCCTCACCGACACCCGGGGCACAGGCATCCTGCACCACGTCTTCGAGTCGTACGAGCCGTGGTTCGGCGAGCTGCGCACCCGCAACAACGGCTCGCTTGTCGCCGACCGGTCCGGCGCGGTCACCGCCTTCGCGATGATCAACCTTCAGGAGCGCGGCCAGCTCTTCGTCGACCCGACCACCGAGGTGTACGAGGGCATGATCGTCGGGGAGAACTCCCGCTCCGACGACATGGACGTCAACATCACCAAGGAGAAGAAGCTCACCAACATGCGGGCCTCGACCTCCGACGAGACCGAGAAGCTGATCCCGCCGCGCAAGCTCTCGCTGGAGCAGGCGCTGGAGTTCTGCCGCGAGGACGAGTGCGTCGAGGTCACCCCGACCTCGGTGCGCATCCGCAAGGTGGTGCTCGACCAGCAGCAGCGCGGCCGGGCCGCCGCCCGCCGCAAGCACGCCGGCTGACGACACCAGCACCCGACACCGGGCGCGTCGGCCGCTTGCGGCCGGCGCGCCCGTCGGTCTTCCGGCGGGGGTACGCGGGCCCGGCCGCCCCGTGATCGGCTACGGTCACCCGCATGAGCTGGGACGATCTCGACGCCCATCTGGACCGGGTGCCGGGCACCGTCTCGGCGTACGTCTGTCGACTCGACGCGCCCCCGACCTGGGCCCGGCACGCCGACGCCGCCCACTACGCCGCCAGCACCATGAAGGTGGGGGTGCTGGCCGCGCTGCACCGCGCCGCCGAGGCCGGCACGCTGGAGCTGGACGCCGACGTCCCGGTGGTCAACGAGTTCGACTCGGCCCAGCCCGGCGCACCCCGGTTCTCCTGCGCCCCGCACTACGACAACGACGACGCCGTGTGGGACCGGCTCGGCGGCGTCGCGCCGCTGCGCTGGCTCGCCGAGCGGATGATCGTGCGGTCCAGCAACCTGGCCACCAACCTGGTCATCGGGCACGTCGGGCTGCCCGCGGTGGCCGAGGTGTGGTCGCTGGCCGGAGCCCGCAACAGCGTCACCGGCCGGGGCATCGAGGACTTCGCCGCCCGCGAGGCAGGCATCACCAACACCGTCACCGCCGCCGACCTGGCCGCCCTGCTGGGCGCGCTTGCCAGCGGCGCCACGACTCCCGGCCGCCTCGCCTCGCCGGCCGGCTGCGCCGCCATGCTCGACGTGCTGCTCGCCCAGGAGCACCGCGACGACCTGGCCGCCGGCCTGCCCGAGGGCACCCGGATCGCGCTCAAGAACGGCTGGGTACGCGGTGTGCGCCACAGCGTCGGCGTGGTGCTTCCCGACGACGCCCCGCCGTACGTGCTCGCCGTGTGCACCACCACCGACCTGGCCGGTGGCGACGAGGGGGTCGAGGACGACGCCTGCCGCCTGCTCGCGCACATCTCGGCGCAGGTCTGGGCCGCCCGCCACCGGCTCTGACCCCGGCGGCTCACTCCAGCAGGTGCGCCCGCAGCGCCATGAGGACGTCCTCGGTCAGCCCGAGCCCGTCGCGCAGATAGCCGTCGAACGAGCCGTGCACCCGGCGCACCTCGTCGTAGCCGGCATCGAGGTACTCGGCGCGGACCTCCAGCACCGGCAACACCGCGTCGACGTCCAGCTCGGGGTTCCGCCGGCGCATCGCC from Micromonospora lupini harbors:
- a CDS encoding cold-shock protein translates to MATGTVKWFNSEKGFGFIEQDGGGPDVFVHYSAIATSGYRELNEGQKVEFEVTQGQKGPQADNVRPM
- a CDS encoding MFS transporter, with the protein product MTAATRIDPSPVRTAGGLLRHRDFRLLWAGQTISSIGSNVTTVALPLVAVAVLDASTFQVAVLTAAAWLPWLLIGLPAGAWVDRLSRRPLMVVCDLLCALAFLSVPVAAALGRLTVGQLLLVALGAGTARVFFETADQVYLPVLLRPEQLPEGNAKLQATQTASYVVGPGIAGLIAQLTGAVAALLLDALTFLLSAILLLRIRAVEPRPARPDRSRSLRRDIAEGLRFVVRDRYLRVLTVFGAASNIGLTGYQAVLVVFLVRELRLAPGLVGVLVGVMSVGGIIGALVATALARRCGTARAMLIGAALTGPPALLIPLAAPGVGLVWPALGGVLIGLGVAIGNVVKGAFRQTYTPHHLLGRVTVSMQLLNFGAIPLAAVLAGALGARYGVGTAISVMTAWLAITPLILLIGPLRRRRDLPAAPAAS
- a CDS encoding ArsR/SmtB family transcription factor is translated as MDTPDVRQVTDSRVLAAMAHPLRRRLMDVFKVHGPSTVGLLAERTDQAPANVSHHLKVLAAADLVTEAPELARDRRERWWRLVTRGVAWSSRDFDADPAARAVADAATSLNLDRHVALARAWHAADESAQAAWADAPFSTDKWLHLAPEELAELSREMIDLLDRWAARPLPDDGRERQPVFVFVHGVPARP
- a CDS encoding MarR family winged helix-turn-helix transcriptional regulator encodes the protein MYRRRDTRRERLVAEITNNLRRYAVDAQQVGHAFANLHGLNPTDLNALIAVMDAELFGDPITPGRLGAQLNLSSGSVTALVDRLERAGHIRRDRDTVDRRKVLLHYADQGAALAMEFFRPLGTRTDTVMDRFGEDELEVVHRFLAEMGESLRAHRDAVRAARPESPRRATG
- a CDS encoding MMPL family transporter — protein: MSVFTTVARGRLAAWLTVAAALVVGAAVFGIPRPDNPAPVSATGLSAQWQSTQVQRLQDQLPSSEVQPAIVVVSRGDGGALNETDRADLAARSGDLGRFAVGGQVSPAQLSPDGTVALVAVPLDTGGGQEAVTATVTDLRDALAALPDGLTAEVTGAPAFTADLSSVFEGADVTLLVVTAAVVALLLLITYRSPFLWIVPLVVVAAAEQLTLRAVDTIVPAVGINLQQGQVTGIASVLVFGAATDYALLLIARYREELRREEDRYAAMRAALRRTAEPILASGGTVVLGVLTLLLSEQETNRALAVACATGVVVAMASALFVLPAVLVLFGRGLFWPFVPRVGGPVREGRLWGRLGASVQRRPVVVAVLATLLLGGLALGGLGIRTGLSETEQFRAEPEAVTGAKTLARAFPAGSTQPVAVLTTPAAARAITDVAAAVPGVASARPGDAGQAVAQVDVVLDAEPGTTASDRTIEALRDAVAAVPDSAPPAAAGAEAPTGAIVGGTVAATYDSEQANDRDLRLILPIILLLVGAVLVLLLRSLLAPALLVLTVIASFFASLGAAWLLFDHVLNFPALDSGVLLLAFVFLVALGVDYNIFLVTRAREDARSTGTRAGMLSALRVTGGVITSAGVLLAAVFAVLGVLPLITLTQIGIIVCIGVLLDTLLVRTVLVPALAFVLVDRFWWPGRVDAHPGVDVPPTREPVAARD
- a CDS encoding lytic transglycosylase domain-containing protein, whose translation is MRERTGRVGALVLAGLLVACGVVGCAGKGERPQDQAAPVSVSEGPTGEAPVDEAADEPSPSASAVAAMGAAPSRKPSASPTPSKKPTRSTSAAPKPRAVAKPPTETKVPPPPPKPAPASCKPTYKGTQASRADVKAALSAAAGRTYWPGSAPELKVPLDLVKATAWQESGWQSNIYACDGGVGLMQVMPGTATWMNQRFEQSYDIADYRDNAYLGANYLAWLTKYIGDMYFEADYRLDADLCTAELDSCLLNAVISAYNYGHGAVAQEGEPLAIPNPSYVRNVRALMTECVCLGY